AATTTTAAAGATTACCATTTTGATGATAATACCAAAAGATTTGAAGCACAAAACATCAATATCTTTGATGGAAATGTAAATGACAATGGTGATTTAAGTACAAATTTAAATGTAGATATAAATGATAATGCACCGGGAATGCTTCGCGCATCATTTACTACACGTGTGTTTGAAACCGGTGGTGCATTTAGTATTGATCGCTTCAGTATCGATTACTCTCCATACAATTATTATTGCGGAATAAAACTTCCGGAAGGCGAAAAAAATAGCGGAATACTTTATACCGGCAAAGATCACGTTATCGAAATAGCAAGCGTTGATCATAAAGGAAACCAGGTTAACAGAAATAATTTAAAGTTTGAAATGTACAAACTAGAATGGCGTTGGTGGTGGGATCAATACCGCTCCGATGCGGCTTCTTATGTGAATGATGAATATCACAAACCGGTACACTCCGAAGTAGTTTCAACCTCAAACGGAAAAGCCAAAGTGAAAATAAATTTAGATGAAACTAAATGGGGAAGATATTTAATTCGCGTTACAGATACAGAAGGTGGACATGTAAGTTCAATAATCACGTATTTCGATTGGGCTAATTGGATGGAAAGAGATGGCGGCTCGTCTAACAAAATTGTTGCAAACATGCTAAAATTCACAACGGATAAATCTTCCTATAAAACCGGAGAAGAAGTTTCGGTGAGTATTCCTTCTCCACAACAGGGCCGGGCTTTAGTTACGATTGAAAGTGGCAGCAGGGTTTTAGAAGCACATTGGTTACAAACTGAAAAAGGAAGTACGGTTTTTAAATTTAATGTAACGCCCGAAATGGCTCCTAACGTTTATGTACATGTTTCATTACTTCAACCTCATCAAAGAGAAAATGATTTACCTATAAGATTATATGGAGTAGTTCCAATTAATATTGATAATCCGGAAACACATTTACGTCCCGTAATCAAAATGGCTGCAACGCTTGTTCCGGAAAAAACAGCCGAAATTGAAATACAAGAAGAAAACGGACACGAAATGGCATTCACACTGGCCATGGTAGATGAAGGATTGTTGGATATTACCAGATTTAAAACCCCCGATCCTTGGAATAACTTTTATTCTAAAGAAGCACTAGGCGTAAAAACCTGGGATTTATATGATAAAGTGATTGGCGCATTTGGTACCGAACTCGAACGTGTATTAAGTGTTGGAGGTGACGGAAACGAATCCGGTAATGATGATGGCGCCAAGGCTAATCGATTTAAACCCATGGTAAGATTCTTTGGTCCTTTTCATTTGAAAAAAGGAGATAAAAAGAAAATAACTTTTCAAATGCCTTCCTATGTTGGCTCTGTTCGCACCATGGTCATTGCAGGAAATAATGGCGCGTATGGCATGGCGGAAAAAACCACACCGGTAAAAGCACCGCTTATGATTTTAGGAACATTACCACGAGTTTTAAGCATAACAGAAGAAGTTAAATTACCGGTTAGTATTTTTGGAGGTGAAAAAAATGTAGGAAGCACAACCGTAAAAATTGAGAGCAATGATTTACTGCAAGTTGTAGGAGGAAATTCCAAAACCATCAACGTAAAAGCCAATGATGAGCAAATTGTTGTTTATAATTTGAAAGTAAAAAGTAAACCCGGTATCGGAAAAGTAAAAATTACAGCTACCGGTGGCGGCCATACGGCTACGTATGAAATTGAGTTGGATGTGAGAAATCCAAATCCATATCAAACATCAACAAAGGATTTTTTTGTTGATGCAGGTAAAGAATTAAAGGAAAATTATTCAGCTTCCGGTGTAGCAGGAAGTAATTCCGGCGTAATAGAATTATCCACTATTCCACCCATCAACCTCGACGATAGATTACATTATTTGATTACCTATCCGCATGGTTGTGTTGAACAAACTACCTCTCAAAGTTTTGCTCAATTATATTTAACAGATATATTAAACTTATCCCCTGAAAGAAAAACAGAAATTGATGCAAATATTAAAAAGGGAATTGCTGAACTACACAAGTTTCAAATAGCAGATGGAGGAATGAGTTATTGGCAAGGCATGAATGAATCTAATGATTGGGGCACCACCTACGCCGGCCACTTTTTAATACTTGCTGAAAAGAAAGGATATTCATTACCAAATGGACTCAAGAAAAAATGGACGGACTATCAAAATAAAAAAGCACTCAATTTTCAGCTGAATAAAAATTCGACCTACAATAATGATTTCAATCAAGCTTACCGCCTTTTCGTTTTAGCATTAGCCGGACAACCATCCAAAAGTGCGATGAACAGATTAAGAGAATATTCATTACTCACCCAGCAAGCTCGCTGGATGTTGGCCGCATCGTATGCAACAATTGGTCAACTGGATGAAGCAGAAAAATTAATTGCAAATGAAACAACCGCTGTTAACCCATACAGAATAAATTATTATACTTATGGATCATCTGAACGCGACGAAGCTATGATACTGCAAGTACTTTGCTTAATGAATAAAAAAACACAAGCATTTACTCAGCTTAAAAAAATATCCGCTTCATTGTCTTCAAAAAGTTGGATGAGCACCCAATCTACAGCGTACGGTTTAGTAGCAGTTGCCGAGTTCATTAAAAAATACGGAGACGCTTCAGCAATGCAAGTGGAAGTTGAACTAAATGGTAAAGAGGTAAAAATTAAAGGGAATTCAGCCATCACCCAAATACCAATTGATTTCAAATCAAGTGAAAAAGGACAATTTAATATCGAAAATAAAGGTAAAGGTTTATTGTATGTTCGTTTGGTTCAAAGAGGTAAACCTGCTATAGGTACAGAAGCTGAAGGGAATGAAAACATCAGTTTAAATGTTATTTATAAAGACATTAATGGCTCCCCGATAAGTGTAAGTGAAATTCCACAGGGAAAAGATCTTATTATGGAAGTGAATGTTAGAAATTTAGGGCTTGTTGGCGAAATTCAGAATCTGGCTCTTTCAACTTATATACCATCAGGATGGGAAATACACAATAGCAGAATGGACGAAGGTGCTGTGAGTAATTACAACTTCACTTATCAGGACATCAAAGACGACAGAGTTTTAACTTATTTTGATTTAAGAACAACGGAAAGTAAAATATTTCAAATCCGATTAAATGCCGCCTATGAAGGGAAATATTATTTACCGGCCGTAAATGTAGAGGCCATGTATGATAATAGTGTGTACGCCCGAAATAAAGGAGAATGGACACAAGTGGTAAAAAGGATGAAGAATGAAGACGTTGCCGGAAAATAATTTACTGCACTACTTTTATTTATGCCATTGGAAAGAATAAAGTCTGAGAGCAGATTGTCAAAATATTTCCTGAATCATAAAATAAAATTAGCCTTCACAGCTATATTGCTTATTATTTATTGGGCCTGGTTACCCAAACAACTGATAAAACAGCCTATAAGCACGGTTTTATTGGATCAAAAGGGTGAATTATTATCTGCAAAAATTGCAACCGACGAACAATGGAGATTTCCAACCAGCGATAGCATTCCGTTCAAGTTTAAACATTGTATTTTACAATTTGAAGACGAATATTTTTACACGCATCCGGGGATAAATCCTGTTTCTATTTTTAAATCTTTAAAGAGAAATGCCGGCGCCGGAAAAATTAAAAGTGGTGGAAGTACCATTACCATGCAATTGGCGAGAATAATCAGAGGGAATCAATCTCGAACTTATCTTCAAAAATGCATAGAAATACTGCTTGCTATTCGTATTGAACTTTCGTACAAAAAAAATTCAATATTAAATTTATATTGCAGTAACGCGCCCTTTGGCAGTAACGTTATAGGATTGGAAGCAGCTTCCTGGCGTTATTTTGGAAGAAGTTCGGACAAACTCAGTTGGGCAGAAGCAGCGCTGCTGGCGGTTTTACCAAATGCCCCTTCATTAATTTATCCCGGTAAAAATCATAAACGTTTAATGGAAAAGCGAAATCGTTTATTAAAAAAATTATTGAATAAAAAAATTATTGACAGCAATACATATTCCCTGGCTTTGCTGGAAGAGTTACCGGAAAAACCTGAACCCCTTCCGCAATTGGCTCCTCATTTATTAAGCAGACTTATAGAAGAAAATGGCGAAGGAAAGATTTACCGAAGCACTTTGATAAAAAATATTCAAATCCGAGCCAATGAAATACTTAATAAACACATGAGCGTGTTAAGCGCCAATCAAATTCACAACGCTGCTTTATTAATCAGCGAAACACATTCCGGGAAAATAATTGCGTATATCGGCAATGCCTATTCATCAACTAATGCGCATGAAAATTATGTAGATATTATTAATCGACCCAGAAGTACAGGCAGTATTCTCAAACCTTTTTTATACGCATTTTTACTTAATGACAATTTGCTGCTCCCAAATGCACTTATAGAGGATGTCCCAATACAAATCGGCTCATACGGGCCCAAAAATTTTGATTTAAAATACGATGGTTTAGTGCCTGCAGGTAAAGCCATATCCAGATCATTAAATGTTCCCGCAGTGAATATGCTGAAGTTATATGGTACGGCTAAATTTCATCAACGGTTAAAACAATTGGGTTTTACTTCCTTTACAAAACCAACTGCTCATTACGGACTGTCTATTATTTTAGGAGGAGGAGAAGCCAGTTTATGGGAAATTTCTTCTGCTTATGCTTCTATGGGCAGATCATTATTGAATTATTCAAATTCAAAAAGCACTTATCAATCCAACAATTACAAACCTTTAACTGCAGTAAATCATATAGAAAACAAATCAAAAAATAAATTTCAAAAAAATGATTTGCTTAGCGCATCTTCTATTTGGTATACTTTTAATGCGATGACCGAACTGGTAAAACCACAGGATTATACCGGATGGATGCAATTTTCTTCCAAAACTAAAATTGCCTGGAAAACAGGAACAAGCTTTGGTTTCCGCGATGCCTGGGCTGTTGGTTTAAATCCAAAGTATACGGTTGCCGTTTGGGTTGGTAATGCGAGTGGAGAAGGCCGACCTGATTTAACTGGTACCGGTTGCGCAGCTCCCCTTCTCTTTGCTACCTTCAATATACTTCCAAAATCAAATTGGTTTACCGAACCTGTTAGTGATTTGGAGAAAATAAAAGTGTGCAAACAAAGCGGATTTAAAGCATCGAGTATTTGTCCGAACCCTGCCTATTCTTTTTTTCCTAAAGGTTCTTCCAAAACTGAAGCTTGTTCGTTTCACAAAACTATTTATTTAGATAAAACAGAAAGCTACCGTGTAAATGCTGATTGTTATGATGTAACTGAAATGATTGAAAAGCCTTGGTTTATTGCAAGCCCAATGCAGGAATATTTTTACAAACAGCACAATATTTACTATAAACCTCTACCGACTTTTTTACCGAACTGTAATCAAAATAATCAACAACAACTGGAAATTATTTATCCCAGAAATGAATTTAAAATATACATTCCCATTAACGAAAAAGGAGAACTAAGTCAGTGTATTTTTAAAGCTGCACATAAGGATCCGAAAGCAATTTTATATTGGTATTTGGATGGAAATTACATAGCTGCCACAGAAAAATTCCATCAAATAGCCACACAGCCCGTAAAAGGCAAACACACTTTGAGTATTACAGATAATTTAGGTGAAACAGCTACATGCAAATTTGAATTGCTAAAAAAATAAACCTTAATGGATTTAGATGAATTTTCAATTTTACATAAGCGGAAAATAGATTGGATGTATTTTACCTAATTTCGTTAAAATTTGAAAATTACTATGAGAAAAATTTACTTTTTACTGCTTTTATCTTTCGGAGTTCAAGTCTTGTCAGCTCAAAGTGTAACTGATGCTGCTGTTCCCCTTAATGCAGCGGTACAAGTTGCGCCTCCATCTATTACTTTAACTTGGTCTACCAATGCTACAACAACGCAGTATACTTTGTACCGAAAATTAAAAACCGATGTTTCATGGGGCTCTATTTTAGCCACATTAGCATCTTCGGTTACGCAATATGTAGATAATGCTGTTGCTGTTGGTACTTCATATGAATATAAAATCGTGAGAACAGGAACAAATTATACCGCCTACGGATTTATCAATTCAGGAATTCAAATTCCGGTAACAGAAAACAGAGGAATTATGATTTTGGTGGTGGATAGTACTTTTATAACATCTTTAGCACCTGAATTAAAAAGATTAGAAAATGATTTAGATGGAGATGGCTGGAGAGTGAAGCGCATTGATGTATTGCGTACCGGGAAAGTAACCAATGTAAAAAATAAAATATTAGGCGTATATAATCAAGATCAACCAAACACAAAAGCATTATTTATTTTCGGACACGTGCCTGTGCCTTATAGCGGAAACATGAATCCTGATGGACATCCAGACCATTTAGGAGCATGGCCAACTGATTCTTATTATGGAGAATTAAACGGAACCTGGACTGATGTTTCTGTAAACTCTACAACAGCTTCTCCGGCAAGAACACAAAACGTGCCGGGTGACGGAAAATTTGATCAAAGTATTTTACCAACATCTTTAGAATTAGAAGTGGGACGAGTAGATTTATACAACATGCCTACTTTTACTTTAACTGAGTTGCAATTAATGAAAAATTATTTAGATAAAGATCACGATTACCGCATGAAGAATTTTACGGTAGAAAAACGTGGAGTTGCAGATATAAATTTTGGATTTATGAATGGTGAAGCTTTTGGTGCAAGCGGATATAATAACATGGCTGCTTTAGTAGGAAGTACCAATGTAATAAACGCTGATTATTTTACAGCTATGACAGGCACAACAAGTTATCAATGGTCGTATGGATGCGGTGGTGGAAGTTTCTCCAGTTGTAGCGGAGTTGGCAACACAGCTAATTTTGCTGCGGCAAATTTACAAGGTGTATTTACGATGTTATTTGGCAGTTATTTTGGTGACTGGGATTCACAGAACAATTTTTTACGAGCTCCATTGGCACAAGGTAAAATGCTAATTAATTCGTGGTCAGGTCGACCTCATCATCAATATCACTGGATGGCACTAGGAGAAACCGCTGGATATTGCATGAAACAAACCATGAATTTACAAGCCGCACTTTACTATCCTAATTATTATGGAATTACTGCAAACTGGATTCATAATGGATTAATGGGAGATCCAAGTTTGCGGAATGATGTAATTGCTCCGGTTTCCAATGTGGTAGCTACTCGCA
This region of Sphingobacteriaceae bacterium genomic DNA includes:
- a CDS encoding T9SS type A sorting domain-containing protein codes for the protein MRKIYFLLLLSFGVQVLSAQSVTDAAVPLNAAVQVAPPSITLTWSTNATTTQYTLYRKLKTDVSWGSILATLASSVTQYVDNAVAVGTSYEYKIVRTGTNYTAYGFINSGIQIPVTENRGIMILVVDSTFITSLAPELKRLENDLDGDGWRVKRIDVLRTGKVTNVKNKILGVYNQDQPNTKALFIFGHVPVPYSGNMNPDGHPDHLGAWPTDSYYGELNGTWTDVSVNSTTASPARTQNVPGDGKFDQSILPTSLELEVGRVDLYNMPTFTLTELQLMKNYLDKDHDYRMKNFTVEKRGVADINFGFMNGEAFGASGYNNMAALVGSTNVINADYFTAMTGTTSYQWSYGCGGGSFSSCSGVGNTANFAAANLQGVFTMLFGSYFGDWDSQNNFLRAPLAQGKMLINSWSGRPHHQYHWMALGETAGYCMKQTMNLQAALYYPNYYGITANWIHNGLMGDPSLRNDVIAPVSNVVATRIGNNCNISWSASTETNIIGYNIYMKNDSNDVYVKLNPSPLTGLTYTDNCLMYQGTYKYMVRTLKLENTPSGTYYNLSQGIADTALNPASQIVYANFLPSANSNTVTFINQTANASVYSWTLEAGATSTVNTPVYSYTANGTYTVKLIAYSNCDSDTIEKIVNITVIGLEDRMSENKIIKLYPNPASSSIFVESPDCQKCKVELISYDGRLIYESETLNKSEKISLNGVTPGLYLLKISDQTGSTTKKLVIE
- the pbpC gene encoding penicillin-binding protein 1C, which gives rise to MSKYFLNHKIKLAFTAILLIIYWAWLPKQLIKQPISTVLLDQKGELLSAKIATDEQWRFPTSDSIPFKFKHCILQFEDEYFYTHPGINPVSIFKSLKRNAGAGKIKSGGSTITMQLARIIRGNQSRTYLQKCIEILLAIRIELSYKKNSILNLYCSNAPFGSNVIGLEAASWRYFGRSSDKLSWAEAALLAVLPNAPSLIYPGKNHKRLMEKRNRLLKKLLNKKIIDSNTYSLALLEELPEKPEPLPQLAPHLLSRLIEENGEGKIYRSTLIKNIQIRANEILNKHMSVLSANQIHNAALLISETHSGKIIAYIGNAYSSTNAHENYVDIINRPRSTGSILKPFLYAFLLNDNLLLPNALIEDVPIQIGSYGPKNFDLKYDGLVPAGKAISRSLNVPAVNMLKLYGTAKFHQRLKQLGFTSFTKPTAHYGLSIILGGGEASLWEISSAYASMGRSLLNYSNSKSTYQSNNYKPLTAVNHIENKSKNKFQKNDLLSASSIWYTFNAMTELVKPQDYTGWMQFSSKTKIAWKTGTSFGFRDAWAVGLNPKYTVAVWVGNASGEGRPDLTGTGCAAPLLFATFNILPKSNWFTEPVSDLEKIKVCKQSGFKASSICPNPAYSFFPKGSSKTEACSFHKTIYLDKTESYRVNADCYDVTEMIEKPWFIASPMQEYFYKQHNIYYKPLPTFLPNCNQNNQQQLEIIYPRNEFKIYIPINEKGELSQCIFKAAHKDPKAILYWYLDGNYIAATEKFHQIATQPVKGKHTLSITDNLGETATCKFELLKK